A part of Miscanthus floridulus cultivar M001 chromosome 6, ASM1932011v1, whole genome shotgun sequence genomic DNA contains:
- the LOC136459684 gene encoding LOW QUALITY PROTEIN: signal peptide peptidase-like 3 (The sequence of the model RefSeq protein was modified relative to this genomic sequence to represent the inferred CDS: inserted 1 base in 1 codon) → MALPTIPPRALLLLLSVVLLGXPAAGAGTGSEFDDGTSPKFPGCDNTLQKVKVTYWVDGDERSSLTGISARFGAVLPDAASDDQKQRAAVPSPKTGCAKSSAQLTGSVAVAVRGECTFIEKAKAAEAGGAVALLLVNDEDDLQRMVCSDKDPPPNIGIPVVMVAKSAGDKVQSAIGDGSKVDILMYAPLKPSFDGAIPFLWMMAVGTVACASVWTVAVVGEEPTKQGDVSLGGEENPDAEVVELQTQTALVFIITSSLVLLFLFFFNSSWSAWLLVFLFCLGGVQGMEYVASSLIVRLCQRCREAKAKLPALGNVKVVTLVILPLAFIFALAWATHQNSPLAWVGQNLMGICMMILVLQVVHMPNIKVASALLVAAFFYDIFWVFISPLIFKKSVMITVARGSDDGPSLPMVLKMPKEFDSWNGYDMIGFGDILFPGLLVAFSFRFDRTHGKDLTDGYFLCLMIGYAFGLSCTYVGLYLMNSGQPALLYLVPSTLGVIVLLGAKRGELSQLWNAKA, encoded by the exons ATGGCGCTCCCAACCATCCCTCcccgcgccctcctcctcctcctctccgtcGTCCTCCTCG gccccgccgccggcgccggcactGGCTCGGAGTTCGACGACGGCACCTCGCCCAAGTTCCCCGGCTGCGACAACACGCTCCAGAAGGTGAAAGTGACGTACTGGGTGGACGGCGACGAGCGAAGCAGCCTGACGGGGATCAGCGCGAGGTTCGGCGCGGTCCTGCCGGACGCGGCGTCCGACGACCAAAAGCAGCGGGCCGCCGTGCCCAGCCCCAAGACCGGCTGCGCCAAGTCGTCCGCGCAGCTCACCGGCTCCGTCGCCGTGGCGGTGCGCGGGGAGTGCACGTTCATCGAGAAGGCTAAGGCGGCCGAGGCCGGCGGCGCCGTGGCGCTGCTCCTCGTCAACGACGAGGACGACCTGCAGAGGATGGTCTGCTCCGACAAGGACCCGCCTCCCAACATCGGCATCCCCGTCGTCATGGTGGCCAAGTCCGCCGGTGACAAGGTCCAGTCGGCCATCGGGGACGGGTCCAAGG TCGACATTCTCATGTACGCGCCGCTGAAGCCGTCCTTCGATGGCGCCATACCTTTCCTCTGGATGATGGCCGTCGGCACGGTGGCCTGCGCCTCCGTGTGGACCGTCGCCGTCGTCGGAGAAGAG CCTACCAAGCAGGGCGATGTTTCCCTGGGTGGGGAGGAGAACCCGGACGCCGAGGTCGTGGAGCTGCAAACCCAGACGGCACTCGTGTTCATCATCACGTCCTCGCTTGTCctgctcttcctcttcttcttcaactCCAGCTGGTCCGCCTGGCTCCTGGTTTTCCTCTTCTGCCTCGGGGGAGTCCAG GGAATGGAATACGTGGCATCATCTCTGATTGTAAG ACTCTGCCAGCGGTGTCGCGAGGCGAAAGCGAAGCTTCCTGCTCTAGGGAACGTGAAGGTGGTCACGCTAGTCATCTTGCCGCTAGCCTTCATCTTCGCCTTGGCCTGGGCCACACACCAGAACTCACCGCTTGCTTGGGTTGGTCAGAACCTCATG GGCATCTGCATGATGATTCTAGTATTGCAAGTGGTGCATATGCCAAACATAAAA GTTGCATCGGCACTCCTTGTGGCGGCTTTTTTCTACGACATATTCTGggtcttcatatcaccccttATATTCAAGAAAAGCGTCATGATCACA GTTGCTCGTGGCAGTGATGATGGGCCGAGCCTTCccatggtgttgaagatgccaaaGGAGTTCGATTCGTGGAATGGGTATGACATGATTGGATTCGGGGACATTCTCTTCCCAGGACTGCTTGTTGCTTTCAGTTTCAG ATTTGACAGAACACACGGCAAAGACTTGACAGACGGCTATTTCCTCTGCCTAATGATCGGTTATGCCTTCG GCTTGTCATGCACATATGTTGGCTTGTACCTAATGAACAGTGGCCAGCCAGCTCTGCTCTACCTTGTTCCTTCAACACTAG GAGTTATCGTCTTGCTTGGAGCGAAGAGGGGGGAGCTTAGTCAGCTCTGGAACGCCAAGGCATAG
- the LOC136459685 gene encoding protein trichome birefringence-like 18, with translation MSLPGRKAPAGVTGVRRWLVTVVVSVLGLVLTLVVISLSQGSSLPRTSLHDYLPAGVTGIGKRSSSERADGNSSGPAIGEELSQGGREPLVEQNGQGGDVISSQTSAVTGKMDDNEPDPVASSDATATPNEDTSHESQKAEQDTCDLYRGEWVTDSSGPLYTNNSCPIITQMQNCQGNGRPDKDYENWRWKPEQCNLPRFDARKFLELMRGKTLAFVGDSVARNQMESLLCILWQVDVPQNRGNKRMHKWLFKSTKTTIARVWSSWLVHRSTEAVGIAPKGIDKVFLDIPDETFMEFLPRFDVLVLSSGHWFAKRSAYILNGNVVGGQLWWPRKAGKMQVNNVDAFGISVETCLTAVATNPNFTGLAIVRTWSPDHYEGGAWNTGGSCTGKVEPLDEVVRNGFTDAMHEKQVAGFKKAVKNAGEHGSRLKLMDITEPFAFRADGHPGPYRSPDPNKKTQRGPDGKPPPQDCLHWCMPGPVDTWNEMLLETIRREFERDRT, from the exons ATGAGCTTGCCGGGGAGGAAGGCCCCGGCGGGGGTCACCGGAGTCCGGCGGTGGCTCGTCACCGTCGTCGTGTCGGTGCTGGGGCTGGTGCTGACCCTCGTGGTGATATCGCTGTCCCAGGGCTCGTCCCTGCCTCGGACGTCGCTGCACGACTACCTCCCTGCCGGAGTTACTGGCATCGGGAAGCGTTCGTCGTCGGAGCGTGCTGATGGAAACAGCAGTGGCCCTGCAATTGGGGAGGAATTGTCGCAGGGTGGGCGGGAACCCTTAGTGGAGCAGAATGGTCAGGGTGGTGACGTGATTTCAAGCCAAACTTCTGCAGTTACAGGAAAGATGGATGACAACGAGCCGGATCCAGTTGCTTCCAGTGATGCCACAGCGACTCCCAACGAGGATACATCTCATGAATCTCAAAAGGCTGAGCAAG ATACTTGTGATCTCTACCGTGGGGAGTGGGTTACTGATTCTTCTGGGCCACTATACACAAACAACTCTTGCCCTATCATCACACAGATGCAAAATTGCCAAGGAAATGGACGACCGGATAAGGACTATGAGAATTGGAGATGGAAACCAGAACAGTGTAACCTCCCACGCTTTGATGCAAGGAAGTTCTTGGAGTTGATGAGAGGAAAGACACTTGCGTTTGTCGGGGATTCAGTTGCTCGAAACCAGATGGAGTCCCTCCTTTGCATTCTGTGGCAG GTAGATGTCCCACAAAACCGAGGCAACAAAAGGATGCATAAGTGGCTCTTCAAGTCAACTAAAACAACTATCGCCCGTGTCTGGTCTTCTTGGTTAGTGCACAGGTCAACTGAAGCTGTGGGGATTGCTCCTAAGGGTATTGATAAGGTTTTTCTGGATATTCCTGATGAGACCTTCATGGAGTTCCTCCCAAGGTTTGATGTACTTGTCCTTTCCTCTGGCCACTGGTTTGCCAAACGATCAGCCTATATCCTGAATGGGAATGTTGTTGGAGGGCAGCTTTGGTGGCCTCGTAAAGCAGGAAAAATGCAGGTCAACAATGTGGATGCTTTTGGTATCTCTGTCGAGACTTGCCTAACTGCTGTGGCGACTAACCCAAATTTCACAGGCCTAGCTATTGTGCGAACATGGTCACCTGATCATTATGAAGGTGGAGCATGGAACACTGGTGGATCATGCACTGGGAAGGTCGAGCCCTTGGATGAAGTGGTGAGGAATGGCTTTACCGATGCCATGCATGAAAAGCAGGTTGCAGGCTTCAAGAAGGCAGTGAAGAATGCGGGGGAACATGGTTCCAGGTTGAAATTGATGGATATCACTGAACCCTTTGCCTTCAGGGCTGATGGTCATCCTGGCCCGTATAGAAGTCCTGACCCAAACAAGAAGACACAGAGAGGGCCAGATGGAAAACCTCCACCTCAGGATTGTTTGCATTGGTGCATGCCAGGACCAGTAGACACATGGAATGAGATGTTGCTAGAGACCATACGGAGAGAGTTTGAGAGAGATAGAACCTGA